Within the Govania unica genome, the region TAAAGCCGTTCGGGTCGGTGTAGGCCTCATTCCACCAGCGAAACATTTGCGTGATGATGGTGTCGGTCATGGCGCTGTCTTTCATTATTGGATCCAATATCCATTTTTACAGCATGGCTCCGGGGTCCGGCAAGTCGGAACTTTTGCCACATACAGGATTGCTGCATATTCGGTGAGGGTGGCTCAGGATCGGAAGGAGCATGTGGTATGACAGGGGGAACAGCGGCGCGCGCGGGAATGTTCGGCTTGCTGTTACTTTTGCTATCGGGCGCGACCGTGCGAGCCGAAACCGTCTATGTGGTCAGCAATAGCTGGCATACGAGCCTTGTGCTGGTTCGCGGCGATCTGCCTGATGGACTTTTGCCCGAGGCAGCGGATCTGCCGGATGCTGCTTATCTCGAAATTGGTTGGGGCGAGCGGGTTTATTACCGGACGCCACATCCGTCGCTCTGGCAGGCCATCAAGGCCATCGGGCCTTCGCCCGCGGTCCTGCATATGGCGGGATTTTCGACGCCGCCCGTGACGCGCTATGCCGCCGACCGGCGCGTGGCCGTGACGCTCAGTCGTGATGATTACCGTCGCCTTGTGCGGGCCGTGGACGCGAGTTTCGAGCGCGGCCAGAGCTCGCGCGCTCACGCTCTCGGCCCGGGTCTTTATGGCGAGAGCTTTTTCTATCCAGCGCGGGGGCGGTTCGATCTTTTCCATAATTGCAACGACTGGACCGCCCACATCCTGCAAGCGGGTGGCGTACCGCTGTCGGCGTCCGGGATCATCACGGCTGGCCTGCTGATGGCGCGGGTGCGACGGGCGGTGGAGACGGAGGTGTCGCGCTCAGCTTGGATTGTCATAGGCGAGCTTGATCCACGGCTGTCTGGTTTAAGTTTTTAGCATCACATAGTGTCATTGCCGGGCTTGACCCGGCAATCCATGGTTCGATCGGCAAACCGCTAGCCAGATGGATTGCCGGGTCAAGCCCGGCAATGACACTATGTCTTTTAGTGATGGTAGAAACTTAAACCAGACAGCCGCGGGCTTGACCCGCGTATCCATTGTTCCGCCTGGGCGTGCGCTGCCAGATGGATTGCCGGGGCAAGCCTGGCAATGACAGGGGGAGGGAGGGGAGATGATTGGGCGGGGAGGGCGTTATTTCCCCGGCTTCTGTTTCGCCTTCAAATAAGGCGCCAGATATTTCCCGGTATAGCTGCGTTTTTCCTTGATGATGTCTTCGGGGGTTCCGGCTGCGACGATTTCGCCGCCGCCGTTGCCGCCTTCGGGGCCGAGGTCGATGACCCAGTCGGCGATTTTGATGACTTCGAGGTTATGTTCGATCACCACCACGGTGTTGCCCTGATCGACCAGCCGTTCGAGTACTTCGAGCAGTTTGCGGACGTCCTCGAAATGGAGCCCGGTGGTTGGTTCGTCGAGGATATAGAGCGTGCGGCCGGTGGCGCGGCGGGCCAGTTCCTTGGCGAGTTTGACGCGTTGGGCCTCGCCGCCGGACAGGGTGGTGGCGGACTGGCCGACCTTGATATAGCCGAGGCCGACTTCCTCAAGCATATGCAGCTTGTCGCGCACCGATGGCACGGCCTTGAAAAAT harbors:
- a CDS encoding DUF2459 domain-containing protein, coding for MTGGTAARAGMFGLLLLLLSGATVRAETVYVVSNSWHTSLVLVRGDLPDGLLPEAADLPDAAYLEIGWGERVYYRTPHPSLWQAIKAIGPSPAVLHMAGFSTPPVTRYAADRRVAVTLSRDDYRRLVRAVDASFERGQSSRAHALGPGLYGESFFYPARGRFDLFHNCNDWTAHILQAGGVPLSASGIITAGLLMARVRRAVETEVSRSAWIVIGELDPRLSGLSF